Proteins from a single region of Lujinxingia litoralis:
- a CDS encoding acyl-CoA thioesterase, with the protein MTQSYSDAIALRRDDQGVFHGQIDKSWYQGRGAFGGVSGAAMVRAMERTLERPEYPLRALAINFCAPVTEAPFEVHVEVVRQGSSVICAQSTIMQEGQARMVAIGTFARKRTSASDFEIVAMPQVPPAAEVPSAPESPLFPKFAQYYEYKFCHGAFPYSGDEEAALGGWCRLKDAPGPLDAAQLVGLLDMWPPAVITRMTQPAPAATVSWQVVINEHLPLEGAQADDFYLVTARSERAVGGFSEERAAVYSADGRCLGQALQLVAIFGS; encoded by the coding sequence ATGACACAGAGCTATTCGGACGCCATCGCGCTGCGACGAGATGACCAGGGCGTCTTTCACGGTCAGATTGATAAGAGCTGGTATCAGGGGCGCGGGGCTTTTGGTGGCGTCAGTGGCGCGGCGATGGTGCGCGCGATGGAGCGCACGCTGGAGCGCCCCGAGTACCCGCTGCGGGCGCTGGCGATCAACTTCTGCGCGCCGGTGACCGAGGCGCCGTTTGAGGTGCATGTCGAGGTGGTTCGCCAGGGATCGTCGGTGATCTGCGCGCAGTCCACGATCATGCAGGAGGGCCAGGCGCGCATGGTGGCCATCGGCACCTTTGCTCGCAAGCGCACCTCTGCCTCCGATTTTGAGATCGTGGCGATGCCCCAGGTGCCGCCGGCCGCCGAGGTTCCGAGTGCGCCGGAGAGTCCGCTCTTTCCAAAGTTTGCGCAGTACTATGAGTACAAGTTTTGCCACGGGGCCTTCCCCTACAGCGGCGATGAGGAGGCCGCTCTCGGCGGATGGTGCCGTTTGAAAGACGCCCCCGGTCCGCTGGACGCCGCTCAGCTGGTGGGGCTGTTGGATATGTGGCCCCCGGCGGTGATCACGCGCATGACGCAGCCTGCGCCGGCAGCCACGGTGTCGTGGCAGGTCGTGATCAACGAGCACCTGCCGCTGGAAGGCGCCCAGGCGGACGATTTCTATCTGGTCACTGCGCGTTCAGAGCGGGCCGTGGGGGGATTCTCCGAGGAGCGGGCCGCCGTCTACAGTGCCGACGGGCGTTGTCTGGGACAGGCGCTGCAACTCGTGGCGATTTTTGGCAGCTGA